The Candidatus Saccharimonadales bacterium genome includes the window ATGCCGATTCAGGGAACCGAAGCAGATCTTATGAAGATGGCAATGCTAAAGGTAGACGAAAAACTAAACGGCATGGGCGACCAAATCCTGCAGGTCCATGACAGTATTTTGGTCGAATGTCCCAAAGAGAATGCCGAAAAGGTCGCTGATCTTTTAAAAACAACCATGGAATCAATTTACCCCGACCTTAAGATTAAACTAGAAGTCGATGTGACTATAGGCAAAAATTGGGGTGAGCTTTAGATATGAATGATCCGCGCAAGGTTCGTATCGAGAACGTTAAAAGTCTGCTTCAAGAAATTTGCCATGTCGCTATAGCGACGGTCAACGAAGACGGGTCACCCCACAACACCCCTGTATTTGCTGGAATTAGTAATGATCTTAGGATTTTTTGGGCATCTCATCCTGATTCGGTGCATTCGCAAAACATTGATCGTAGCGAGCGGGCATTTATCGTGTTGTTTGATTCGATCAATAAAGGAGAGGGGTTGTATATCAACGCTGCGGCCCGAAAGGTTTCAACGGAAATGTTTGACGAGGGTTTGAAAGTATTAAACGACACGCGTACGCGACGCGGTCGTAATATTGTAGCGAAGGACAAGTTTTCAGATACGACACAGGTACTCTACTATGCCGAGCCTATAGAGTTATGGGTTAACGCGGTTGAAAGGGATCAGTTGGACAACATCATTCGCGACTACCGCTTCGAGGTTTCGCTTGAGGACTTGAAGCATGTTGACGGGGCTGGGGTCTAAAGCATGATAAAAGCAGTTATCTTCGATTGTTTTGGCGTGTTAACCGGCGAAGGTTTAGTGCCGTTTCGGGAGCGTCATTTTGGCCATGATGCAGAACTTCTCAAAACAAGTAAGCAATTGTCGTGGCAAATGGTTCTTGGCAAAATTACTTTCGATGAAATGCTCCAAAAATTTGCCAAGACCGCGGATATGGCTTATGAAGATGTCGTCAAAGAGATCGAGGTGTTGTCGCATACGAAGAACGAGGAATTACTTGCATTTATCAGAACAAGCTTAAAACCCATCTACAAAATCGGCGTCCTTAGCAATATTCCTGAAAATAGATTTGAAATGATTTTTGACGAAGAGGACGATGCTCTTTTCGATGCGAAAGCATTATCATGGCAAATTGGTCATGCCAAGCCTGAGCCCGAGGCATATCACATAGCCGCCGAAATGCTTGGCGTCAGTCCCCATGAAGCGATTTTTATTGACGATAGACACGCGTATCTAAAAGGTGCCGAGCGCGTAGGGATGGCGACTATTAAATACGAATCTTTTCCGCAATTTAATGCCGACTTGAACCAATTAATCGCCGGTATGGATAGGGAAATAGGGTTGACTTTTAGCCGTAAAAGTGATACCATATAGCCATGTATAGAGGCAACTCATCCAGATTTATTCCGATTATCCTTGTATTCATTGTCATTGCTATCGCCGTAGCTGCCCTTGTTTCAATTGGACGTGTTATTTTTGGCGGCGGTGACCAGCCTGACCAAGCACAGATAGATACCAGCCAGCAGGCACTTCTTGATACGAGTTCTGGTCACGGCGTGCGTATGACCGTTCGCGGCCCGATTGTCGCCGACGAAAACTTTCGTTCGTACCGAGTGACGGTTGATGCAAATAATCGTAACCTTACGGTCTATTCCGGGTATCTTGAACAAGCCCTTGACAGTAAAGACTTAGGGAATAACATTCAAGCATATGAAGAGTTTGTCTTTGCTCTTAACCGCGCGAACCTTGTTATAGGTACTCCTTTCAATAATGACAAAGATGATACCCGTGGTATCTGTGCAACTGGTAAAGTGTATGAATTTGAAGTTATTGATTCCGGTAGTATTGTTAAACGCCTATGGACCTCAAGCTGCAAAGGCTCACCTGGATCGTTCAAGGGCAGCATAACGCAGGTACAAAATTTGTTC containing:
- a CDS encoding pyridoxamine 5'-phosphate oxidase family protein, which translates into the protein MNDPRKVRIENVKSLLQEICHVAIATVNEDGSPHNTPVFAGISNDLRIFWASHPDSVHSQNIDRSERAFIVLFDSINKGEGLYINAAARKVSTEMFDEGLKVLNDTRTRRGRNIVAKDKFSDTTQVLYYAEPIELWVNAVERDQLDNIIRDYRFEVSLEDLKHVDGAGV
- a CDS encoding HAD-IA family hydrolase, producing MIKAVIFDCFGVLTGEGLVPFRERHFGHDAELLKTSKQLSWQMVLGKITFDEMLQKFAKTADMAYEDVVKEIEVLSHTKNEELLAFIRTSLKPIYKIGVLSNIPENRFEMIFDEEDDALFDAKALSWQIGHAKPEPEAYHIAAEMLGVSPHEAIFIDDRHAYLKGAERVGMATIKYESFPQFNADLNQLIAGMDREIGLTFSRKSDTI